GCCGCCGCCGTGCTGCGACGGCTGATCCGCGAGGCCGACGCGGTGTGGCTCATCGCGCCGGAGACGGACGGCATCCTGGCGCGCCTGGCGGCGCGGGTCGAGGCGGAGGGGCGCCGGGTGCTCGGCCCCGGCGCCGCCGCCATCCGCCGCGCGGCGGACAAGGCGGCGCTCCGGCGGCGGCTCGCCGCGGCGGGGGTTGCTGTGCCGCCGGCGAGGGTTCTGCACCGCGCCGCGGATCCATACGCCGTCGCCGCGGAGATCGCGTACCCCGTCGTCGTCAAACCCTGGCGCGGCGCAGGGTGCGGCGGCGTCGGCCTCGCGAGGGACCCGGCGGAGTTCGTGCGGGCCGTCTCCCTCGCCCGGGCGCAAGGCGCCGGCCGGGTGCTGGTCCAGCCGTTCCTGCCCGGCGCGCCCGCCAGCGTGTCGTTGATCGGTGACGGCCGCTGCGCGTTCGCGCTCGCGGTGAACGCGCAGCACATCCGCGCCGGCCTCCCGTTCGCCTATGATGGCGGCACGACGCCGCTGGAGCACCCCCGGGCCGCCGAGGCCGTGGAGTGCGCGCTCGCCGCGTACCGCGCGCTCCCGGGTCTGGTCGGCTACATCGGCGTGGACCTCGTGCTGACGGACGCCGGGCCCGTGGTCACGGACGTGAACCCGCGGCTCACCACGTCGTACCTCGGCGTCCGCGCCGCGCTGGGCGCCAACATCGCCGCGCTCGCGCTGGAGGCCTGCCTGGGCCGGCTGCCGCCCCCGCCCGGCCCCCCGCGCCGGCGCGCGCGGTTCACCGCGGATGGAGTGGTCAGGTGCGAGGAGGCGGCGTGAGCGGCGTCCTGGGCTGGGACATCGGCGGCGCGAACCTCAAGGTGGCGCGCGTGGTCGATGGCGCGGTGGTCGCCGCGCTGGAGGAGCCGTTCGCCCTGTGGCGCGACCCCGGCCGGCTGCCGGAGGCGCTCGCCCGGCTCGCGGCACGGGCGGGCGGCGGATCGCCCACCATGGCGGTGACCCTGACCGCCGAGCTGGCCGACTGCTTCGCGACCAAGCGGGAAGGCGTCGCGTTCGTGCTGGACGCGTTGCGGATCGCGTTCCCCGGTTGCGAGATCCGCGTCTACGGCGTGGACGGGCGGTTCCGCGACCCGGACGCCGCCCGCCGCGCGCCGCTGCGGGTCGCCGCGGCCAACTGGGCCGCCGCGGCCGCGTTCGTCGCGCGCCGGCACCCCGACGCGCTCCTGATCGACGTCGGCAGCACGACGACGGACATCATCCCGATCGTCGCGGGCCGCATCGCCGCCCGCGGCCGGACCGACCCCGGGCGGCTCATGAACGGCGAACTGGTCTACACCGGCGTGCTGCGCTCGCCAGTCATGTCCATTGTCCGGCGGGTGCCGCTGCGCGGCGGCTGGTGCCGCGTGGCGGCCGAGCACTTCGCCATCGCCGCAGACGTGCACTGCTGGCTGCGCAACATCCCGCCGGACGCGTACCGGTGCGAGACGCCGGACGGCCGCGGCGTGGGCCGGCGCGAGGCGGCCGCCCGCATCGCGCGCACGGTCTGCGCGGACCTGGAGATGCTCTCGCCCCGGGACGTCACCCGGATCGCCCGGCACGTGGCCCGGGCCCAGCGGGCGCGGATCGTCGCAGCGATCCGGCAGGTGCTCGGGCGGCTGGGCGCCGCGGCGCCGCGGCTCGCCCTCGCCGCCGGCGCCGGCGCGTTCCTCGCCCGGGACGCCGCACGGGCGGCCGGGCTCGACGTCGTGGACCTGGCGGGAACGCTGGAGCCGGCGGCGGCCCGGGCGCTCCCGGCGGCGGCCGTGGCGTGGCTGCTGGCGGAGGAGCGCCGTTGAGGCCGAAGTCCGTGCTCAAGGTCGGCGGCAGCCTGGCCGGCGACCCCGGGCTCCCCCGGCTGCTCGAGGCGCTGGGCGAGCTCGCCGCGGCGGGGCACCGCCTCGTCGTCGTGCCGGGCGGCGGGCCGTTCGCCGACGCGGTGCGCGCCGCCTGCGCGGCGCACGACCCCGGTCCCAGCGCCGCCCACTGGATGGCGATCCTCGCCATGGACCAGTACGCCCACCTGCTGGCCGCGCGCACGCCCGGCGCCGCGCTGGTCGCGGGGCCCGCAGAGGTCGCCGGCGTGCTGGCCGCCGGCCGGGTGGCGGTGCTCGCGCCCTACGCGTGGCTCCGCGCGGCCGACCCGCTGCCGCACAGTTGGGAGGTGACGAGCGACAGCATCGCCGCGTGGGTCGCCGCGCGGCTGGGCGCGCCGCGCCTGGTCCTCCTCAAGTCGGTGGACGGGATCCGCGACGAGGCCGGGAACCTGCTCGCGCGGGTGGAGCGACACGCGCTCGGCGGCAGGGACGAGGTGGACGGCTACTTCGCCCGGGCGCTCGAGCCGGGGACGGCGTGCTGGATCGTCAACGGCCGGCGGCCGGAGCGGCTGCGGGAGCTGCTGGAGCGGGGGCGGACGCGGGGGACGGAGGTGTGCTGAGCCCCAGGGCGGCGCGGAGCGCCCGCACCCGCTCGGCGCGCACCGCGCCGGCGCGGCCGCCGTCGCACGCGCTGCCCCGCACGCCCACGATGTCCACGCCGAGCGAGCGGACGAGCGGGACGTGCTCGGGCCCGAGCGCGCCGGCGAGCCCGACCACCAGGCCCGCATCCCGGGCCGCGGCAACGAAGTCGGCCACCGCCGCTTCCCCTAGCGCGTCCAGCGCCGATGTGCCATCCTTAACGGCGGTATCCAGCATGACGCCGTAGAGCCCGGCATCCCGAGCGATGGCGGGCAGCAGCGCGGGCGGGAGCGCGCCGACCCGCGCCGCGTCGGCGTACCCGACCGCGACGACGCGGGCGCGAGGATCGGCATCATGCGCCGCGCGCTGGACGGCCACGAGCAACGCCAGCGCTTCGCGAGCCTGCCGCGAACCGAGAAGACCCACCTTGACGTACTCGGCGCCGCACGCCACGGCGCCGAACGCAGCGAAGGCGAGGGTCCCCGGGAGGTGCGGCGCATCGCCGAGCGCGGCACTGACCTCGGCGGGCGGTGAGACCTGTGCCCGGACCCGGCGGAGCACCGCAGGCGAGGCCGCGCCCAACGACCCCTCGGCCGGATTCTTCACGTCCACGATGTCCGCGCCACCGGCCAGCGCCTCTGGCGCTTCGGCCGGTGCGATCACGCTGACCAGGAGTCGCATGGCCGCAGAACCTAGGAACGCGCCGAATACGGGGTCAAGCGCCGCCTTCTCGCTGGCGGGGCGCGCGGCGGTGGTGACCGGCGGCTCGAGCGGCATCGGCCGCGCCATCGCGCTCGCGTTCGCCGGTGCGGGCGCGGACGTGCTGGTCAGCTACAACCGCAACGCGCGCGGCGCCGAGGAGGTCGTGGCCGCGATCCAGGCGCTCGGCCGCCGCGGCGCGGCCGTGCAGGCCGACATCGCCCGCGATGGAGACGTGGCTCGCCTGGTCCGCGAGGCGTTCGATCTCCTCGGCCGCGTGGACGTCTGGGTCAACAACGCCGGCGCGGACGTCCTCACCGGCGAGGGGGCGCAGCTCCCGATGCGCGCGAAGCTGGACCTGCTCCTGGCCGTGGACCTGCGCGGCACCATCATCTGCTGCTGGGAGGTCGCGGAGCGGATGCGGGAGCAGGGTGGGGGCGTGATCCTGAACATGTCGTGGGACCAGGCCCTCAGCGGCATGGCCGGGCCCGAGGCGCAACTGTTCGCGGCCGCCAAGGGCGGGGTCGTGGGGTTCAGCAAGAGCCTGGCGCGCAGCGTCGCGCCCGAGGTGCGGGTCAACGTTCTCGCGCCGGGCTGGATCGCGACGGCGTTCGCCGCCGGGCTCGACGCCGCCGAGCGGCAGCGCATCGCCGAGATGACGCCGCTGCGCCGGTGGGGCGAGCCGGGAGACGTCGCGCAGGCCGCGCTCTTCCTCGCCTCTCCCGCCGCGGATTACCTCACCGGCGTCGTGCTGCCCGTGGGCGGCGGCGTCGTCATGTAGCCGAACCCGAACCGGAGGGACCGATGGCACGCCCGAAACTCCCGACGTACACCGAGGAGGAGGTCCGCGCGAAGCTGGAGGCGGAGCTCCCCGGCTGGTACTACGAGGACGGCTGGATCCGCCGGCAGTACAAGACCGACGGCTGGCAGAGCACGCTGATGCTGGTCAACACCATCGGTTACCTCGCCGAGGCGGCGTACCACCACCCGGACCTCACGGTCACGTGGGCCAAGGTGTGGGTGAAGCTGAAGACGCACAGCGCGGGCGGGATCACCGACAAGGACTTCGAGCTCGCGCGCAAGATCGAGGAAACCGTGCTCTGGCGGCCGGACCCCGAAGCGGCGTTGGAGGGCACGCCCAACAAGTTCGTCTTCGCCGGCAAGGCGGGCGGCTGAGGAGCGGAAGCGTGGCGGATGCCGAAGAAGGTCCTGTTCGTCACCGGCAAGCTCGCGGCACCGTTGCTGCGGGAGACGCTCGAGCGCGCGAAGCCCGATTTCGACTACGAGATCGCGGTGATGAAGATCACCGTCGCCGCGCTCATGACGCCCGAGTGGATCGCCCGCTTCCTGGAGCCGCCGCCGGATGTGGACCTGATCCTGCTCCCGGGGCGCGTCCAGGGTGACGAGAAGATCCTGGAGGCCCGCTTCGGCATCCCCACGGAGAAGGGGCCCAGGGATCTCCGCGAGATCCCACAGTACTTCGGCCTCGCCGCCCTGCGTGGCGACTACGGCGCGTACGACATCCAGATCCTCGCGGAGATCCACAACGCCGCACGGCTGACGGTCGAGCAGATCCTCGACCGCGCGGCGTACTACCGCGCGAGCGGCGCGGACGTGATCGACGTGGGCTGCACGCCGGGCGCGGCGTTCCCGCACCTCGCGGAAGCGGTGCGCGCGCTCAAGGCCGAGGGCTACCGCGTCAGCATCGACACGTTCGACAAGGCCGAGATCCGCACCGCGGTCGCTGCCGGCGCGGAGCTGGTGCTGAGCGTCAACGGCACGAACCTGGACGTGGCGCGCGACCTGGGCGCGACCGTCGTCGTCATCCCCGACTTCGAGGCGGGGCTGGACACGCTGGAGCGCAACATCGAAGCGCTCGAGCGCTGGTCGGTCCGCTACATCGTGGACCCGATCCTCGAGCCCATCGGCTTCGGCTTCGCCGAGTCCCTGCACCGCTACTACGAGGTGCGGCGCCGGTTCCCGCAGGCCGAGATCCTCATGGGCACGGCCAACATCACCGAGCTGACCGATGCGGACACCACGGGTACGACCGCGCTGCTGCTCGGCTTCTGTCAGGAGCTGGGGATCCGCTACATCCTCACGACCGAAGACGCGCCCTGGGCGCGCGGCGCGGTGCGGGAGGCGGACATCGCGCGGCGTCTCATGCACTACGCGGTGACGCGCCGCAGTCTCCCCAAGCGCGTCGACCCGCGGCTGGTGACGGTCAAGGATCCGGAGATCATCGCGTACTCGGAGGCCGAGCTCCGGGCGCTGCACGCACAGATCAAGGACCCCAACTACCGGATCTTCACGGACCGGGAACGGATCTACGTCTTCAACGCGGAACGCTTCGTCGTCGGGACCGACATCGCCGAGATCTTCGAGCAACTGGATGTGCACGAGGCGACCCACGCCTTCTACCTGGGCAAGGAGCTCATGAAGGCGCGCCTCGCGATCACGCTCGGCAAGACCTATCGCCAGGAGGGTGAGCTGGCCTGGGGCTACCTCACGCCGCCGGAGGAGGCCCCGGGCGAGCACATCCGTGCGGATCGGCAGCGGCGACTCGCGGCCGCCCGGGAGCGCGCGGACCGGCGTCGCGCCGCAGAACGGCGTCGGGTCGCGGAGGCGGAGGGCGATGAGCGCTGAGCGGACGGATGGGATGCTGGTGGTGGAGCTCACGCCGGCGCCCGAGCCGATCGACGCGTGCGCGCGGTTCACCGACCTGCCCGGCTGCCTGCTGCTGGAGAGCATGGTTCGGTCGGAGCGGCTGGGGCGCTACTCGTTCCTCGCAGCCGACCCGTTCCTGGTGCTGCGCAGCAAGGGGCCGGTCGTGGAGGAGGTGAGCGCCTCGGGCGTCCGGCGCGTGGAGGCCGATCCGTTCACCGCGTTGCAGCGTGCGCTGGCGCGCTACCGCATGGACACGCTGCCGGGGCTGCCTCCGTTCCAGGGGGGCGCGGCCGGTTACTTCGGCTACGAGCTCGGCCAGCACCTGGAGAGGCTGCCGTCGGCGCGTTACGACGACCTCGCGCTCCCGGACCTCTGCATCGGCTTCTACGACTGGGTCCTGGCGTGGGACCACGCCAGCGGCCGCGCGTGGCTCGTCTCGACCGGGCTGCCCGGAGCAGGCGGCGAGCGCCGGGGGCGTGCGCAGGCGCGAGCCGACTTGGTGCGTGGGCGGCTGGAGGCAACGACGTCGCCGGCCGAGTCCACGGAAGAGCCGGCAGCGGCGAGGCCGGTGCGCGAGCGACCGCACACGTGGCCGGTGCCGGGCATTGCCGGCGTCGCATCGACCTTCTCCCGCGATGCGTACCTCGCCGCCGTCGCCCGCGCGCGCGAGTACATCCTCGCGGGGGACATCTTCCAGGTGAACCTCTCGCAGCGGCTCCAGGCGCCGTTCGCGGCATCGCCGTTCGCGCTCTATCGCGCGGTGCAGCGGCGGAACCCCGCCCCGTTCGCCGCCTACTTCCGGACCCCGGACGCGGCGATCGTGAGCGCCTCTCCCGAGCGGTTCCTGCGCGTCGTCGATGGGCGCGTCGAGACCCGGCCGATCAAGGGCACCGCTCCGCGCGGCATCAACCCGATGCACGACATGGCGCTCGCGCTCGCGCTGCGGGAGAGCGAGAAGGACCGGGCGGAGAACGTGATGATCGTGGACCTGCTGCGGAACGACCTCTCGCGGGTCTGCGAGGATCACACCGTGGAGGTCCCCGAGCTCTGCGTCGTCGAGAGCTTCGCCACCGTCCACCACCTCGTCTCGACGGTGGTCGGCCGTCTCCGGCCCGAATGCGACGCGGTGGACGTGCTCCGCGCCGCGTTCCCCGGCGGCTCCATCACCGGCGCGCCCAAGGTGCGGGCGATGGAGATCATCGCCGAGATCGAGCCGACCAGCCGCGGCCCGTACACCGGCGCGATCGGCTACATCGGGTTCGATGGCGCGATGGACACGAACATCGCGATCCGCACGTTCATCGTGCAGGCGGGCACGGCGTACTTCCAGGTGGGCGGCGGGATCGTCGCGGACTCGGACCCGGAGAGGGAGT
The bacterium genome window above contains:
- a CDS encoding 4a-hydroxytetrahydrobiopterin dehydratase; the protein is MARPKLPTYTEEEVRAKLEAELPGWYYEDGWIRRQYKTDGWQSTLMLVNTIGYLAEAAYHHPDLTVTWAKVWVKLKTHSAGGITDKDFELARKIEETVLWRPDPEAALEGTPNKFVFAGKAGG
- a CDS encoding 3-oxoacyl-ACP reductase, with the protein product MAAEPRNAPNTGSSAAFSLAGRAAVVTGGSSGIGRAIALAFAGAGADVLVSYNRNARGAEEVVAAIQALGRRGAAVQADIARDGDVARLVREAFDLLGRVDVWVNNAGADVLTGEGAQLPMRAKLDLLLAVDLRGTIICCWEVAERMREQGGGVILNMSWDQALSGMAGPEAQLFAAAKGGVVGFSKSLARSVAPEVRVNVLAPGWIATAFAAGLDAAERQRIAEMTPLRRWGEPGDVAQAALFLASPAADYLTGVVLPVGGGVVM
- a CDS encoding uridylate kinase; the protein is MAAGGGAPLRPKSVLKVGGSLAGDPGLPRLLEALGELAAAGHRLVVVPGGGPFADAVRAACAAHDPGPSAAHWMAILAMDQYAHLLAARTPGAALVAGPAEVAGVLAAGRVAVLAPYAWLRAADPLPHSWEVTSDSIAAWVAARLGAPRLVLLKSVDGIRDEAGNLLARVERHALGGRDEVDGYFARALEPGTACWIVNGRRPERLRELLERGRTRGTEVC
- a CDS encoding dihydropteroate synthase, which translates into the protein MPKKVLFVTGKLAAPLLRETLERAKPDFDYEIAVMKITVAALMTPEWIARFLEPPPDVDLILLPGRVQGDEKILEARFGIPTEKGPRDLREIPQYFGLAALRGDYGAYDIQILAEIHNAARLTVEQILDRAAYYRASGADVIDVGCTPGAAFPHLAEAVRALKAEGYRVSIDTFDKAEIRTAVAAGAELVLSVNGTNLDVARDLGATVVVIPDFEAGLDTLERNIEALERWSVRYIVDPILEPIGFGFAESLHRYYEVRRRFPQAEILMGTANITELTDADTTGTTALLLGFCQELGIRYILTTEDAPWARGAVREADIARRLMHYAVTRRSLPKRVDPRLVTVKDPEIIAYSEAELRALHAQIKDPNYRIFTDRERIYVFNAERFVVGTDIAEIFEQLDVHEATHAFYLGKELMKARLAITLGKTYRQEGELAWGYLTPPEEAPGEHIRADRQRRLAAARERADRRRAAERRRVAEAEGDER
- the pabB gene encoding aminodeoxychorismate synthase component I, which translates into the protein MVVELTPAPEPIDACARFTDLPGCLLLESMVRSERLGRYSFLAADPFLVLRSKGPVVEEVSASGVRRVEADPFTALQRALARYRMDTLPGLPPFQGGAAGYFGYELGQHLERLPSARYDDLALPDLCIGFYDWVLAWDHASGRAWLVSTGLPGAGGERRGRAQARADLVRGRLEATTSPAESTEEPAAARPVRERPHTWPVPGIAGVASTFSRDAYLAAVARAREYILAGDIFQVNLSQRLQAPFAASPFALYRAVQRRNPAPFAAYFRTPDAAIVSASPERFLRVVDGRVETRPIKGTAPRGINPMHDMALALALRESEKDRAENVMIVDLLRNDLSRVCEDHTVEVPELCVVESFATVHHLVSTVVGRLRPECDAVDVLRAAFPGGSITGAPKVRAMEIIAEIEPTSRGPYTGAIGYIGFDGAMDTNIAIRTFIVQAGTAYFQVGGGIVADSDPEREYLETLAKAQGLLAALEVPSGAADR
- a CDS encoding H4MPT-linked C1 transfer pathway protein; translation: MPGPAAAPARPPAPARAVHRGWSGQVRGGGVSGVLGWDIGGANLKVARVVDGAVVAALEEPFALWRDPGRLPEALARLAARAGGGSPTMAVTLTAELADCFATKREGVAFVLDALRIAFPGCEIRVYGVDGRFRDPDAARRAPLRVAAANWAAAAAFVARRHPDALLIDVGSTTTDIIPIVAGRIAARGRTDPGRLMNGELVYTGVLRSPVMSIVRRVPLRGGWCRVAAEHFAIAADVHCWLRNIPPDAYRCETPDGRGVGRREAAARIARTVCADLEMLSPRDVTRIARHVARAQRARIVAAIRQVLGRLGAAAPRLALAAGAGAFLARDAARAAGLDVVDLAGTLEPAAARALPAAAVAWLLAEERR